From the genome of Penaeus monodon isolate SGIC_2016 chromosome 16, NSTDA_Pmon_1, whole genome shotgun sequence, one region includes:
- the LOC119582865 gene encoding membrane-associated tyrosine- and threonine-specific cdc2-inhibitory kinase-like, with the protein MDIKPENIFIGYDGLCKLGDFGLVIETSQGPVKEAMEGDPKYLAPEVMNLQFGASADIFSLGMTVLELATDLDLPKQGDMWQSLRQGKLPPVANSLSSELQVVLTELLRPDPSERLTADQALSLPIIRRVLFRKRVKDFFRISLMKAKGFLLRMLLYVMSFFAFVALPITRLRKRRRSSGDSPNKSRMNNSDSDFTMGFSDEEGLDDHSLAQPLSDISTSSSETNQFLSNKGFGNSTPISSLFKKRPDFFEGSPSIRNSCNASPRIDDSPTFIRRRVTLPRAGRPFNQRLNESTSFNSSMANTPSPHRNAEQEEPVQPLNLTSRNLIDLFNAAESDEE; encoded by the exons ATGGACATCAAACCAGAAAACATATTTATTGGCTACGATGGGTTATGCAAGCTTGGCGACTTTGGTCTAGTCATTGAAACGTCTCAG GGGCCTGTGAAGGAAGCGATGGAAGGTGATCCCAAATACCTGGCCCCAGAGGTCATGAATCTCCAGTTTGGTGCGTCAGCTGACATTTTCAGCCTGGGGATGACCGTGCTTGAATTGGCCACTGACCTGGACCTCCCCAAGCAGGGAGATATGTGGCAGTCGCTCAGGCAGGGCAAGTTACCTCCTGTGGCCAATT ctcTTTCGAGTGAATTGCAGGTGGTATTAACAGAGCTTCTGAGACCAGATCCATCCGAGAGACTCACAGCTGATCAAGCCCTTAGTCTTCCCATCATAAGACGCGTCCTATTTCGCAAGAGAGTGAAAGATTTCTTCAGGATATCT CTCATGAAGGCCAAAGGGTTCCTGTTGCGAATGTTGCTTTACGTGATGTCATTCTTTGCCTTCGTTGCGCTCCCAATCACCAGACTGCGCAAGAGGAGGAGGTCTTCGGGAGACTCACCCAATAAGTCCAGAATGAATAATTCTGACTCCGACTTCACCATGGGATTTTCAGACG AGGAAGGTTTGGATGACCACAGCCTAGCTCAGCCCCTGAGTGATATTTCCACATCAAGCAGTGAGACCAACCAGTTCCTCAGCAACAAGGGTTTCGGCAATTCCACACCTATATCCTCACTCTTCAAGAAACGACCTGACTTCTTTGAGGGTTCACCCAGTATAAGGAACAG ctGCAATGCGAGCCCAAGAATAGACGATAGTCCAACCTTCATCCGCCGCCGCGTCACCCTGCCCAGGGCAGGAAGACCTTTCAACCAGCGATTGAATGAGAGCACAAGCTTCAACTCTTCCATGGCTAACACCCCAAGTCCACACAGAAATGCTGAGCAAGAGGAACCTGTTCAGCCTCTCAACCTTACCTCGAGAAATTTGATAGACTTATTTAATGCTGCAGAATCAGATGaggaatag